The following coding sequences lie in one Vanessa atalanta chromosome 1, ilVanAtal1.2, whole genome shotgun sequence genomic window:
- the LOC125066056 gene encoding WD repeat and HMG-box DNA-binding protein 1, with translation MKIDSKPLRYAHAEGHTDVCYTEDGRHIITCGHDGDVRIWLDIEDDDPNSHCVGESALAVCFKDNRLYVATDNHAVQAYTFPAFDKDGIISRFTAPITQIMSKPKIEALGCTSENMEAKICSLEGGAPIFVMSEHKGPVLSMAICPHMKYACTASGDGTLRVWDIDTQKIVKEISCVPKINTFYSAKVLCRMDFEPSEGKYLAYPSNREIIILSCENFNQRMTFTHSTIKCAMSQCLFSPCGQYLSGSTVAGQIAVWEVDSGTCMGIIEHPTSHNVSAMAWNPKGNGVLVYCDVAGQLGMLVNCYGRDSSKSGETESEDVEIVDKDDDNDEILDNLIEHYESDDDNAISLEKIKNETLGLVEKDDSRPPSRVVDHTPTNEPIQAPFQPSSTPIHLEHRYMCWNDVGIVRCHTAENGESSIDVEFHDSNLHHGIHLNNYLNHTMASLSATVLALACPTPSKLVCISLVGSSKEWSVSMPDTEEIVCLAATTDVVACATDARFLRLFTPLGTQRQVLSLAGAPVALAGRGARLAAAYGAGGRLWLDAVCARSGRVRSWAVALSEGARLSWLGCGAAGPVSSDSAGRVRGLREATGAWLPLADTAAHRRGDSDSWFIVSVCEGTQKVRAILCRGSSYPVTVPKPIVTELPLQIPLCELDTEKGQYEEQLVRWANTSPDVDVKTARETALKLFALACRSEIEQRALELMELLRDDRLLPLAAKYASRLGRMHLAEKLSNLAETWERESDNLNVAQNLHTQGLDSQDSNDITNSEQDLNTSLIIPQKTTKKKTENDTPIKPVPIKSSPGGARNPFRRQPDSTKAVQSPLSLTERTLVEVHAVEDKTENVDPLKPQVGEAFVDWFSRNKTLLEEQHSELTPSELTRHCVRTFKSLQTKSNDNSQKRKLDDVVDDPPVTNAPKQSKLSAFAFSKKN, from the exons atgaaaatcgaCAGTAAACCGCTTCGATATGCTCACGCTGAGGGTCACACCGATGTGTGTTATACTGAAGATggaag gcATATAATTACTTGTGGTCATGATGGTGATGTTAGGATTTGGTTAGATATTGAAGATGATGATCCCAACTCGCATTGTGTTGGGGAGAGTGCACTGGCTGTATGTTTTAAAGACAATCGATTATATGTTGCTACAGACAATCATGCAGTGCAAGCATATACATTTCCAGCATTTGATAAAGATGGAATAATATCCAGATTTACAGCTCCAATTACTCAAATTATGTCAAAACCAAAAATAGAA GCTTTAGGGTGCACATCTGAGAATATGGAAGCAAAAATCTGCAGCTTGGAAGGCGGTGCCCCAATATTTGTGATGTCTGAACACAAGGGTCCTGTGCTCAGTATGGCTATATGTCCACATATGAAATACGCATGTACTGCATCTGGAGATGGTACTCTACGTGTCTGGGATATTGACACACAGAAAATTGTTAAGGAAATCTCCTGTGTACcgaaaataaacactttttattcTGCCAAAGTTTTGT GTCGTATGGATTTTGAACCATCGGAAGGAAAGTATCTTGCTTATCCTAGTAAtagagaaataattatattaagctgTGAGAATTTTAATCAAAGAATGACATTCACACACAGCACA ATAAAATGTGCCATGTCTCAATGTCTATTTTCTCCGTGTGGCCAATATTTATCGGGTAGCACAGTAGCTGGTCAGATAGCTGTTTGGGAAGTCGACTCAGGGACATGTATGGGTATTATTGAACATCCAACTTCACATAATGTCTCTGCTATGGCATGGAATCCTAAAG GTAATGGAGTGCTTGTGTACTGTGATGTAGCTGGTCAACTAGGAATGTTGGTTAACTGTTATGGCAGAGACAGTTCCAAATCTGGTGAAACAGAGAGTGAAGATGTTGAAATAGTTGACAAGGATGATG ATAATGATGAAATATTGGATAACTTAATTGAACACTATGAAAGTGATGATGATAATGCCATatcattagaaaaaataaaaaacgagacGCTAGGCTTGGTTGAAAAGGATGACTCTAGGCCTCCATCGAGGGTGGTAGACCACACACCGACTAATGAACCAATACAAGCACCATTCCAGCCTTCTTCAACACCAATCCATCTTGAACATAG gTACATGTGCTGGAATGATGTTGGCATAGTTCGCTGTCACACTGCTGAAAATGGGGAGTCCAGCATTGATGTAGAATTCCATGATTCAAACCTGCATCATGGCATACACCTCAATAACTACTTAAACCACACCATGGCAAGTCTGTCAGCGACTGTTCTGGCTTTGGCGTGCCCAACACCCAG CAAGCTTGTGTGCATATCACTAGTGGGGAGCAGCAAAGAGTGGAGCGTGTCCATGCCAGACACTGAGGAGATAGTTTGTTTAGCAGCCACAACTGACGTTGTTGCGTGTGCGACTGATGCTAGATTTCTCAGGCTATTTACCCCCTTGGGCACACAGAGAcag GTGCTGTCGCTGGCGGGCGCGCCGGTGGCGCTGGCGGGGCGCGGCGCGCGGCTGGCGGCGGCGTACGGCGCGGGCGGGCGGCTGTGGCTGGACGCGGTGTGCGCGCGCAGCGGCCGCGTGCGCTCGTGGGCGGTGGCGCTGAGCGAGGGCGCGCGCCTGAGCTGGCTGGGCTGCGGCGCGGCGGGGCCCGTGAGCTCCGACAGCGCGGGGCGCGTGCGCGGCCTGCGCGAGGCGACGGGCGCGTGGCTGCCGCTGGCCGACACGGCCGCGCACCGCCGTGGGGACTCCGACTCCTGGTTCATCGTGTCG gtCTGCGAGGGCACGCAAAAAGTACGCGCAATATTATGCAGAGGATCTTCGTATCCTGTGACTGTACCTAAACCCATCGTTACAGAATTACCGTTACAG atcCCACTCTGTGAATTAGACACGGAGAAGGGACAGTACGAGGAGCAGTTGGTCCGCTGGGCGAACACCAGTCCCGATGTGGACGTAAAGACTGCTAGAGAAACTGCCCTCAAGCTATTTGCT CTTGCATGCCGTAGTGAAATAGAGCAGAGGGCTCTCGAATTAATGGAGCTACTGCGGGACGATCGTCTCCTCCCACTTGCAGCGAAGTACGCCTCTCGTCTGGGTCGAATGCATCTGGCGGAAAAACTTTCGAATCTCGCTGAAACATGGGAAAGGGAATCGGATAATCTGAACGTTGCCCAAAACTTACACACACAAGGGCTTGATAGTCAAGATTCAAATGACATCACAAACTCGGAGCAAGATTTGAATACAAGTTTGATTATACCACAAAAAACTACTAAGAAGAAAACCGAAAACGATACTCCAATAAAACCtgtt CCGATAAAATCATCTCCCGGAGGGGCGAGAAATCCATTCAGGAGACAACCAGACTCAACTAAAGCAGTTCAAAGTCCGCTAAGTTTAACTGAGAGGACCCTCGTGGAAGTGCATGCAGTAGAGGATAAAACCGAAAATGTCGAT CCTCTCAAACCTCAAGTCGGAGAAGCATTCGTTGATTGGTTTTCGCGGAATAAAACTTTGCTAGAAGAACAGCATTCTGAACTAACACCTTCAGAGCTGACTCGGCATTGTGTGAGAACATTCAAAAGCCTCCAGACTAAATCCAACGATAATAGCCAGAAACGGAAACTCGATGATGTAGTAGATGACCCCCCCGTGACTAACGCACCAAAACAGTCTAAACTTAGTGCCTTTGCCTtctcgaaaaaaaattaa
- the LOC125066065 gene encoding mitochondrial enolase superfamily member 1-like, protein MPLPKSDGLKIVQIDVKDVRFPTSLGGHGSDALHTDPNYSCAYVTTTTANGKRGYGLTFTCGRGTEIVVLTVRAMKKFILGRNAADIFSDFAGFWRTITNDSQMRWLGPEKGVVHLAVAAILNSLWDLWARLENKPLWKLLVDMSPEELVSTIDFRYITDVITKEEAIQILKDKQTGKDSRIKELLEQGYPAYTTQVGWLGYSDELVKQLCEKYLSLGFEHFKVKVGLNFEDDYRRCSLVRKYIGDNKFLMVDANQAWSVDEAIEWMKKLAPLKPMWIEEPTSPDDVLGHAAIARALKPYGIGVATGEMCANRVMFKQFLQSGGMQYCQIDSARIGGINEILSVYLMAEKFKVSVCPHAGGVGLCEMVQHLQYWDYACVSTRMRGRLLEYVDQQHEHFYEPCVVRRARYMAPEAPGYSTRFLPETLDKFSYPNGTEWQRMFKEGIFPLPDEAELVNI, encoded by the exons ATGCCGCTTCCAAAGAGTGATGGACTTAAAATCGTACAAATCGACGTCAAGGATGTAAGATTCCCTACTTCATTGGGAGGTCATGGATCTGATGCTCTG CACACTGATCCTAACTACTCTTGTGCTTACGTTACAACAACCACTGCGAATGGCAAGCGGGGTTACGGGCTAACGTTCACATGTGGGCGAGGCACTGAGATCGTGGTGCTCACGGTACGAGCTATGAAGAAGTTTATCTTGGGTCGCAACGCTGCTGATATATTTTCAGATTTTGCAGGTTTTTGGCGCACGATCACAAATGACTCTCAAATGAGATGG CTTGGTCCTGAAAAAGGTGTTGTACATTTGGCAGTCGCCGCCATACTAAACTCACTTTGGGATTTGTGGGCAAGACTGGAAAACAAACCCCTATGGAAATTGTTAGTTGACATGTCACCAGAg GAGCTGGTTTCGACGATCGATTTTCGTTACATAACTGATGTTATTACTAAAGAAGAAGCCATTCAAATAttgaaagataaacaaacaggGAAGGATAGCAGAATAAAAGAACTTTTAGAACAAGGTTACCCCGCCTACACTACCCAAGTGG gatGGTTGGGATATAGCGATGAACTTGTAAAGCAACTATGCGAGAAATACTTAAGTCTCGGCTTCGAACACTTTAAAGTAAAAGTTGGACTCAATTTTGAGGACGATTATAGAAGATGCAGCcttgtaagaaaatatattggcgataataaatttttg ATGGTAGATGCGAATCAAGCATGGAGCGTTGATGAAGCTATAGAATGGATGAAGAAACTGGCGCCTTTAAAACCTATGTGGATCGAGGAGCCCACATCGCCCGACGACGTGCTTGGACACGCTGCTATCGCTCGAGCCTTGAA accGTACGGTATAGGCGTAGCGACCGGCGAGATGTGCGCAAATCGCGTAATGTTCAAACAGTTCCTGCAGAGCGGCGGAATGCAGTACTGCCAGATAGACTCGGCTCGGATCGGAGGCATAAATGAGATCCTATCCGTCTACCTCATGGCGGAAAAATTTAAAG TGAGCGTGTGTCCGCACGCGGGCGGCGTGGGGCTGTGCGAGATGGTGCAGCACCTGCAGTACTGGGACTACGCGTGCGTGTCCACGCGCATGCGCGGCCGCCTGCTGGAGTACGTGGACCAGCAGCACGAGCACTTCTATGAGCCCTGCGTGGTGCGGCGCGCCAGATACATGGCGCCGGAG GCACCCGGTTATAGCACTCGGTTTCTACCCGAGACATTGGACAAATTCTCGTATCCGAATGGAACCGAATGGCAGCGAATGTTCAAGGAGGGTATATTCCCGTTGCCAGATGAGGCGGAgctcgtcaatatttaa
- the LOC125076942 gene encoding uncharacterized protein LOC125076942, protein MTSKFSAKIFEMFRNLKSDAVPRPPRNTTEPETEAQNENVDYTNQEEIFVEQDDRKKKKKKPKYQKSFSEPSPENIEFAEEDDRRSSNASSNVNTQASGNVINIVNSKNVRCGNEFVYYMGPVHGHTGKSKTTKSESDDEEPIEKTKDIILLMETKHQAEHEYIDYISKNLGKNWHSFFRRLGYKQGQIETAEIDMAKHGVSEARYKLLLDWIRNDDDGTLGQLAKILWEGGERLIVKELAEMYKKEK, encoded by the exons atgactagCAAATTTAgtgcaaaaatatttgaaatgtttcgAAATCTTAAATCCGATGCGGTACCTCGTCCACCGCGAAACACAACAGAACCAGAAACAGAAGCACAAAATGAAAATGTCGATTACACCAATCAGGAAGAAATATTTGTTGAGCAAGACGatcgaaaaaagaaaaaaaagaaaccaaagTATCAAAAATCTTTCTCAGAACCATCTCCAGAAAATATTGAGTTTGCTGAAGAAGACGACCGACGAAGCAGTAATGCAAGCAGCAATGTAAATACTCAAG CAAGTGGCAATgtcattaatattgtaaactcCAAAAACGTACGCTGTGGGAATGAGTTTGTATACTACATGGGACCAGTCCATGGTCACACTGGCAAGTCAAAGACTACAAAATCTGAATCTGACGATGAAGAGCCTATTGAAAAAACTAAAGACATCATATTACTCATGGAGACCAAACACCAG gcTGAACATGAGTATATAGATTACATATCCAAGAATCTGGGTAAAAACTGGCACAGTTTCTTCAGAAGATTGGGATACAAACAAGGACAGATAGAAACAGCTGAAATTGATATGGCAAAACACGGAGTTTCTgaa gCTCGTTATAAGCTTCTATTGGATTGGATACGGAATGATGATGATGGGACGCTAGGTCAATTAGCAAAAATTTTGTGGGAAGGAGGAGAACGACTAATTGTCAAAGAGTTGGCGGAAATGTACAAGAAGGAGAAGTGA
- the LOC125067967 gene encoding gem-associated protein 2-like, whose product MTSTKKHVYKTTTHEDDSDSLLSPCFKINSDVALKEIPTTGEEYLLKVMKERENYSTVTKCDKDFSKFAQNQSCFVKELPHAKAPDNLKPTIEWQNIQVADFSDVRMYVSRLLLKKSLWPSDVRKLDLDPNNIIAWKNLFERDPKLSYVLGLHNAMLDRGLEILIEILDGVKPGSTISHKTGQWIYAFLACTRQPLLSDTTSILRSLARKCGEIRSHLNPEDESSITAAVPLNIFICLVSRYFRQYDLAD is encoded by the exons ATGACATCAACTAAAAAGcatgtttataaaacaactaCTCATGAAGACGATTCAGACTCCCTATTGTCTCcatgctttaaaattaattctgatGTGGCCTTAAAGGAGATTCCAACAACAGGTGAAGAATACCTGCTAAAAGTTATGAAAGAAAGAGAGAATTATTCTACTGTAACAAAATGTGACAAGGACTTTTCCAAGTTTGCTCAAAATCAGTCGTGTTTTGTTAAAGAG cTGCCACATGCTAAAGCACCAGATAATCTAAAACCAACAATAGAATGGCAAAATATTCAAGTAGCAGACTTTTCAGATGTTCGAATGTATGTATCACGATTGCTATTAAAAAAGTCATTATGGCCTAGTGATGTAAGAAAGCTAGACCTTGATCCAAATAATATCATTGCTTggaaaaatttatttgaaagagaTCCAAAATTATCATACGTTCTAGGCTTACATAATGCTATGTTAGACCGTGGTTTAGAAATACTAATTGAAATACTGGATGGCGTAAAACCTGGTAGCACAATAAGTCATAAAacag gtCAGTGGATTTATGCATTTCTTGCTTGCACAAGACAGCCTCTTCTCTCGGACACAACTAGTATTTTAAGGAGTTTAGCTAGAAAATGTGGAGAAATAag ATCACATCTTAATCCAGAAGATGAAAGTTCAATAACAGCTGCAGTaccattgaatatatttatatgcctTGTGTCCCGATACTTCAGGCAATATGATTTAGCTGATTGA
- the LOC125067955 gene encoding cystathionine gamma-lyase — MGDQGFLKQKPGFSTIAIHVGQDPEKWKSAAVVPPIVTSTTFKQPAPAEHTGFEYGRSGNPTRNTLEECLAALDGGKYGLTFASGLGATTTLISLLNKGDHLLSSDDIYGGTNRLFRKVAERFGIETTFVDFTNLELLEKSIKKNTKMIWIETPTNPLLKVADIAAIVKIAKGHDENIITVVDNTFLTSYLQQPLRHGADVVMYSLTKYMNGHSDVIMGAAVLNNSDIEKRLRFLQNAMGIVPSPMDCYLVNRSLKTLALRMEQHKKSSLVIANWMLKHQRITKVMHPGLPSHPQHDIAKKQMTGHSGVFSFKHSGGLKESKKFLSSLKVFTLAESLGGYESLAELPSLMTHASVPEEQRAELGITDSLIRLSVGLEDTDDLIADLEQAFKLAFE; from the exons atgGGTGATCAAGGATTTTTGAAGCAAAAGCCTGGTTTTTCCACAATTGCGATTCATGTTGGTCAAGACCCCGAGAAGTGGAAATCGGCTGCAGTTGTCCCACCTATTGTCACATCAACTACATTCAAACAACCAGCACCTGCTGAACACACA GGCTTTGAATATGGCAGATCTGGTAATCCAACTAGAAATACTCTTGAAGAATGCTTAGCTGCACTGGATGGTGGAAAGTATGGCTTAACCTTTGCCTCGGGTCTTGGAGCAACAACAACTCtaatttcacttttaaataaagGGGATCATTTGTTGTCTAGCGATGATATATATGGTGGAACTAATAGACTATTTAG aaAAGTAGCTGAAAGATTCGGTATCGAAACTACATTCGTTGATTTTACAAACCTGGAACTACtagaaaaatctattaaaaaaaatacaaag ATGATTTGGATCGAAACTCCCACGAACCCACTCCTTAAAGTGGCCGACATTGCGGCGATAGTGAAGATAGCGAAGGGTCACGACGAGAACATAATCACAGTGGTGGACAACACGTTCCTGACGTCGTACTTGCAGCAACCGCTGCGGCACGGAGCGGATGTCGTCATGTACTCGCTCACCAAGTACATGAACGGACACTCCGATGTCATCATGGGAGCCGCCGTGCTCAATAACAGCGATATCGAGAAGAGACTGAGGTTCCTACAGAACG CTATGGGTATAGTTCCTTCGCCTATGGACTGCTACCTAGTTAACAGAAGTTTAAAAACTCTGGCCCTTAGAATGGAGCAGCATAAGAAGTCATCGCTTGTTATTGCAAATTGGATGCTCAAACACCAGCGGATCACCAAAGTTATGCATCCAG GTTTACCCTCTCATCCCCAACATGACATAGCAAAAAAGCAAATGACTGGTCATTCCGGTGTATTCAGCTTCAAGCATTCCGGAGGACTGAAAGAGTCGAAAAAGTTCCTAAGCTCCCTCAAAGTGTTCACATTGGCCGAAAGTTTGGGAGGATACGAGAGTCTGGCGGAACTGCC TTCTCTGATGACACACGCTTCTGTGCCCGAAGAACAAAGAGCAGAACTGGGCATCACGGATTCACTGATCAGACTATCCGTCGGCTTAGAAGACACTGATGATCTGATCGCTGACTTGGAACAAGCATTTAAACTagcatttgaataa
- the LOC125067961 gene encoding LOW QUALITY PROTEIN: trans-1,2-dihydrobenzene-1,2-diol dehydrogenase-like (The sequence of the model RefSeq protein was modified relative to this genomic sequence to represent the inferred CDS: inserted 1 base in 1 codon) yields MSIRWGIVTSGKISHDFVNAFNSFPDVGDQVIAAVAARDKSRAEEFAKTHXIAKVFASYDEMAMSSDIDVAYIGALNPDHFKLSKLFLECGKHVLCEKPLCMNYKETESLLSIAKSKNLFIMEAVWSRFAPSYMALEKEIQSGKLGDVQFVEVNFGVPIENVDRLRKKDLGGSAVLDIGIYTLQFAQFVFREEPAKVTAVGEINNDGVDVVDTIILEYSGNRRAVLNVNAKIKLWNKATVYGTKGRVTVEDPFHFPDTLIHNDGTVEKFSLHTSTQKYNFGNSAGLVYQALEVARCIKQGLNESPRMSHKESLLLAKLRDTVRKQVGVHFEVDDKEV; encoded by the exons ATGTCGATTCGCTGGGGTATTGTTACCTCTGGTAAAATCTCTCATGATTTCGTCAATGCCTTTAATAGCTTCCCCGACGTTGGAGATCAGGTTATAGCTGCAGTTGCAGCTCGCGATAAATCAAGAGCTGAGGAGTTTGCTAAAACTC ATATCGCTAAAGTTTTCGCCTCTTATGATGAAATGGCAATGAGCAGCGATATTG atgTGGCATATATTGGTGCTCTTAATCCCGACCACTTCAAACTTTCAAAGTTATTCTTGGAATGTGGGAAACATGTACTCTGTGAAAAACCATTATGTATGAACTATAAGGAGACAGAAAGTTTACTGAGCATTGCTAAGAGTAAAAATCTGTTCATAATGGAAGCAGTTTGGTCTCGCTTTGCGCCATCATACATGGCTCTGGAAAAAGAAATTCAGTCTGGTAAACTAGGAGATGTTCAATTCGTCGAAGTTAATTTTGGCGTTCCAATTGAAAATGTCGATAGACTTAG AAAAAAAGATTTGGGTGGTAGTGCAGTTCTAGACATCGGGATTTATACTTTACAATTTGCACAGTTCGTATTTAGAGAGGAGCCTGCCAAAGTCACGGCCGTTGGTGAAATAAATAACGACGGGGTTGATGTAGTGGACACAattattctagaatattctGGCAATAGGCGTGCAGTTCTTAATGTAAACGCTAAGATTAAATTATGGAACAAAGCTACTGTTTACGGCACTAAAGGGAGAGTTACG gtcgAGGACCCCTTCCATTTCCCGGACACTTTGATCCACAATGACGGTACCGTGGAAAAGTTCTCTTTACATACTTCGacccaaaaatataattttggaaaCAGTGCTGGCTTAGTTTATCAAGCTCTTGAAGTAGCGCGTTGTATAAAGCAAG gacTCAATGAATCGCCTCGAATGTCTCACAAAGAAAGTCTTTTGTTAGCCAAACTAAGAGATACGGTGCGAAAACAAGTTGGAGTACACTTCGAAGTTGATGATAAAGAAGTTTAA